One segment of Amycolatopsis alba DSM 44262 DNA contains the following:
- a CDS encoding AraC family transcriptional regulator gives MDPLAGLLDGPRARSAFLLKSVMTPPWSLRIEDEAPLTVMAQVRGDSWVVPEHGDAVRLGTGDIAIARGPDPYLVADDPATPPQAMILPGQECLTPDGQHLTELSDLGVRTWGSDPDGPVVLLTGTYPLEGEVSKRLLNALPPLVVVRNDEWENPLVPLLAGEIVKDTPGQEAVLDRVLDLLLVAALRTWFDRPGAEAPAWYRAHRDPVVGRALKLLQHKPSEPWTVASLAADTGVSRAAFARRFTAAVGEPPMTYLASWRIALAADLLRQHPDVTIGAVARQVGYGSSFALSTAFKREHGVSPQGYRTGVA, from the coding sequence ATGGATCCTCTCGCCGGTCTGCTCGACGGACCCCGCGCCCGCAGTGCGTTCCTGCTGAAGTCGGTCATGACCCCGCCGTGGTCGCTGCGCATCGAGGACGAGGCGCCGCTGACGGTGATGGCGCAGGTCCGCGGCGATTCCTGGGTCGTTCCCGAGCACGGGGACGCCGTCCGCCTCGGCACCGGCGACATCGCCATCGCCCGCGGCCCGGACCCGTATCTCGTCGCGGACGACCCGGCCACCCCGCCGCAGGCGATGATCCTGCCCGGACAGGAATGCCTGACCCCGGACGGACAGCACCTCACCGAGCTGTCCGATCTCGGCGTCCGCACCTGGGGCAGCGACCCGGACGGCCCCGTCGTGCTGCTCACCGGCACCTATCCGCTGGAAGGCGAGGTCAGCAAACGGCTGTTGAACGCGCTGCCGCCGCTGGTGGTCGTGCGCAACGACGAGTGGGAGAACCCGCTCGTGCCGCTGCTCGCCGGGGAGATCGTCAAGGACACGCCGGGCCAGGAAGCCGTGCTGGACCGGGTGCTCGATCTGCTCCTGGTCGCCGCGCTGCGGACCTGGTTCGACCGGCCCGGCGCCGAGGCACCCGCCTGGTATCGAGCGCACCGTGACCCCGTCGTCGGACGGGCACTGAAACTGTTGCAGCACAAGCCTTCCGAGCCATGGACCGTGGCAAGTCTCGCGGCCGACACCGGGGTCTCCCGCGCCGCGTTCGCCCGCCGGTTCACCGCCGCGGTGGGCGAACCGCCGATGACGTACCTCGCGAGCTGGCGGATCGCGCTCGCCGCGGATCTCCTGCGCCAGCATCCCGACGTCACGATCGGCGCGGTCGCCAGGCAGGTCGGCTACGGCAGTTCGTTCGCGCTCAGCACCGCGTTCAAACGCGAGCACGGCGTCAGCCCGCAGGGTTACCGCACCGGCGTCGCGTAG
- a CDS encoding DUF1772 domain-containing protein: MSTLSEIVLIAAVIAAGLIAGLFYAYTCSVMPGLARADARTYVTGMREINIAILNGWFALSFGGAPLLAAAAAALHFRSELRSALPWIIVGFVLLLVMLIVTMAINVPLNNALEAGFNGDSTDFEALRSKFEGVWERWNLVRTLAAIGGFGALVGGLIVHARA; this comes from the coding sequence ATGTCGACGCTGAGCGAGATCGTCCTGATCGCGGCCGTCATCGCGGCGGGATTGATCGCCGGCCTGTTCTATGCCTACACGTGCTCGGTCATGCCGGGGCTGGCGCGGGCCGACGCCCGGACGTACGTGACGGGGATGCGGGAGATCAACATCGCGATCCTCAACGGCTGGTTCGCACTCAGCTTCGGTGGCGCGCCGTTGCTCGCCGCGGCGGCTGCGGCGCTGCACTTCCGCTCGGAACTACGGTCCGCGCTGCCGTGGATCATCGTGGGATTCGTCCTGCTGCTGGTGATGCTGATCGTGACCATGGCGATCAACGTGCCGCTGAACAACGCGCTCGAGGCAGGCTTCAACGGCGACAGCACCGACTTCGAGGCGCTGCGGTCGAAGTTCGAGGGTGTCTGGGAGCGGTGGAACCTGGTCCGGACACTGGCGGCGATCGGCGGCTTCGGTGCTCTGGTCGGCGGGCTGATCGTGCACGCCCGCGCCTGA
- a CDS encoding alpha/beta fold hydrolase, whose translation MPMLDVPGARLHHTVTGSGPVLLCIPGGAADSGMFAPITGPLAEHYTVITYDPRGISRSILDDPDEKQRVEVHADDALRLLDSVSEEPAVIFASSGGCMQAFDLVTRRPGRVRTLFAHEPPLTYLLDGQPDIDPDELLHIHREHGIEAAVAKFMAEAGFEAGEGALSPEMRKNMEFFVVHLMKIIGGFRPDYEALKASGTRIVVGVGETSAGQPAHEAAVLAAGRLGVEPAYFPGDHGGFASEAAAFAPLLRKTLDG comes from the coding sequence ATGCCCATGCTCGACGTCCCCGGCGCCCGGCTCCACCACACCGTCACCGGCAGCGGGCCGGTCCTGCTGTGCATTCCCGGCGGGGCCGCGGACTCCGGCATGTTCGCCCCGATCACGGGGCCGCTCGCGGAGCACTACACGGTGATCACCTACGACCCGCGCGGGATCTCCCGCAGCATCCTCGACGATCCCGATGAGAAACAACGAGTCGAGGTCCACGCTGACGACGCGCTGCGCCTGCTCGACAGTGTGAGCGAGGAACCCGCGGTGATCTTCGCGTCCAGCGGTGGGTGCATGCAGGCGTTCGACCTCGTCACCCGCCGGCCGGGACGGGTGCGGACGCTCTTCGCGCACGAACCGCCGCTGACGTATCTGCTGGACGGGCAGCCCGACATCGATCCCGACGAGCTGCTGCACATCCACCGGGAGCACGGCATCGAGGCGGCGGTGGCGAAGTTCATGGCCGAGGCCGGTTTCGAGGCGGGCGAAGGTGCTCTCTCGCCGGAGATGCGGAAGAACATGGAGTTTTTCGTCGTGCATCTGATGAAGATCATCGGGGGCTTCCGGCCCGACTACGAGGCGCTGAAGGCCTCCGGGACGCGGATCGTCGTCGGTGTCGGGGAGACCTCGGCCGGGCAGCCCGCGCACGAGGCCGCTGTCCTCGCCGCCGGTCGCCTGGGGGTCGAGCCGGCCTATTTCCCCGGTGACCACGGCGGTTTCGCCTCGGAGGCCGCGGCGTTCGCTCCGTTGCTCCGGAAGACTCTCGACGGCTGA
- a CDS encoding RNA polymerase sigma factor, which yields MTTELDAAITQAFREESGQVIATLIRVTGDWDLAEECAQEAFALALHTWPRDGVPAKPGAWLTTTARNRATDRIRREAVGAEKLREAAELTAAAEPEWDESGVHDDRLRLIFTCCHPALPMEGQVALALRTLAGLTTAEIARAFLVSEATMSQRLVRVKRKIRTAGIPYRVPPSALLPERTAAVLGMLYLLFNEGYSASAGTDLLRTDLSAEAIRLARILAGLMPGEPEVLGLLALLLLHNARRATRVDDEGTLVSLEDQDRARWNTAEIAEGTELLETALHRGAPGQYQIQAAIAACHATAALASDTDWAQIAALYGELLRFVPSPVVELNRAVAVAMAEGPEAGLELADKLTADGSLPGYHLLPATRADLLRRLDRFGEAAEAYREALTLAGTDAERAYLSGKLAEIS from the coding sequence GTGACCACCGAACTCGACGCGGCGATCACACAGGCGTTCCGCGAAGAGTCGGGTCAGGTCATCGCCACGCTGATCCGGGTCACCGGCGACTGGGACCTCGCCGAGGAGTGCGCCCAGGAGGCGTTCGCGCTCGCGCTGCACACCTGGCCCCGCGACGGTGTCCCGGCGAAACCCGGCGCCTGGCTGACCACGACCGCGCGCAATCGCGCCACCGACCGGATCCGGCGAGAGGCCGTCGGCGCGGAGAAACTGCGGGAAGCCGCCGAGCTGACCGCGGCCGCCGAACCGGAGTGGGACGAGAGCGGTGTCCACGACGACCGGCTCCGGCTGATCTTCACCTGCTGCCATCCCGCACTGCCGATGGAAGGTCAGGTCGCGCTCGCGCTGCGGACCCTGGCCGGGCTCACCACCGCCGAGATCGCCCGCGCCTTCCTCGTTTCCGAGGCGACGATGTCGCAGCGCCTGGTCCGGGTGAAACGGAAGATCCGCACCGCGGGAATCCCGTACCGGGTGCCACCGTCGGCTCTGCTGCCCGAACGCACGGCCGCGGTGCTGGGGATGCTGTACCTGCTGTTCAACGAGGGGTACTCGGCCAGCGCCGGCACCGATCTGCTGCGCACCGACCTTTCCGCGGAGGCCATCCGGCTCGCCCGGATCCTCGCCGGGCTGATGCCCGGTGAACCGGAGGTCCTCGGTCTGCTGGCGCTGCTGCTCCTGCACAACGCCCGCCGTGCCACACGGGTCGACGACGAAGGCACGCTGGTCTCGCTCGAAGACCAGGACCGCGCCCGCTGGAACACCGCCGAGATCGCCGAGGGCACCGAGTTGCTGGAGACCGCGCTCCACCGCGGAGCCCCTGGGCAGTATCAGATCCAGGCCGCCATCGCCGCCTGTCACGCGACGGCGGCCCTCGCGTCCGACACCGACTGGGCACAGATCGCCGCGCTCTACGGGGAGCTGCTGCGTTTCGTGCCCTCGCCGGTCGTCGAGTTGAACCGGGCGGTCGCCGTCGCCATGGCCGAAGGGCCCGAGGCCGGACTCGAACTGGCCGACAAGCTCACCGCGGACGGCAGTCTCCCCGGCTACCACCTGCTTCCCGCGACCCGCGCGGACCTGCTCCGGCGTCTCGACCGGTTCGGCGAGGCCGCCGAGGCCTACCGCGAGGCGCTCACGCTGGCAGGCACCGACGCCGAGCGCGCCTATCTGTCGGGAAAGCTCGCCGAAATCTCCTGA
- a CDS encoding glycosyltransferase → MRLLFTFAGGNGHFRPLVPLARALAAAGHTIAFTGEPMMVPIVEAAGFTAFPSGPDLGSDGKRRPLLPVDREREDADLRDGFVRRTAPRRAADVLALCADWAPDLLVCDEADLGAMIAAEKLGLPHATVLVTAAGALIRPDLVDDALNEVRAVHGLAPQRNLESAYRHLVLSPFPASFRDPRFPLPPTARSFHIPVPGPGTAPDWHVEGRPALYFTLGTIFNTESGDLFARVLAGLRDVDATCVVTVGNLIDPAEFGRQPDHIHLAKYLPQDDVLPYCDAAVTHGGSGSLLGTISHGLPMVLLPMGADQPHNGDRVTELGLGTVLDVIHATPADIRDAVSSVLGEPSYREAAARLRDEVTAYPPPEKIVPLLEGLLR, encoded by the coding sequence GTGCGTCTCCTGTTTACCTTCGCCGGCGGCAACGGTCACTTCCGGCCGCTCGTCCCCCTCGCCCGCGCCCTCGCCGCCGCAGGTCACACGATCGCGTTCACCGGCGAGCCGATGATGGTCCCGATCGTCGAGGCGGCCGGTTTCACCGCGTTCCCGTCGGGACCGGACCTCGGCAGTGACGGCAAGCGTCGCCCGTTGCTGCCCGTCGACCGTGAGCGTGAGGACGCCGACCTCCGTGACGGTTTCGTCCGCCGCACCGCACCCCGGCGCGCGGCCGACGTCCTTGCGCTCTGCGCGGACTGGGCACCGGATCTGCTCGTCTGCGACGAGGCCGACCTCGGGGCGATGATCGCCGCCGAGAAGCTCGGACTCCCCCACGCGACGGTCCTGGTCACCGCCGCCGGTGCCCTCATCCGCCCCGACCTCGTCGACGACGCGCTCAACGAGGTCCGGGCCGTCCACGGGCTCGCCCCGCAGCGGAACCTGGAGTCGGCCTACCGGCATCTCGTGCTCTCCCCGTTCCCCGCGAGCTTCCGCGATCCCCGCTTCCCGCTGCCGCCGACCGCGCGGTCCTTCCACATCCCGGTTCCCGGCCCCGGCACGGCGCCGGACTGGCACGTCGAAGGCCGCCCGGCGCTCTACTTCACCCTCGGCACCATCTTCAACACCGAATCCGGTGACCTGTTCGCCCGTGTGCTGGCCGGGCTGAGAGACGTCGACGCGACCTGTGTCGTCACCGTCGGGAACCTCATCGACCCCGCGGAGTTCGGCAGGCAGCCGGACCACATCCACCTCGCGAAATACCTGCCGCAGGACGATGTCCTCCCGTACTGCGACGCGGCCGTCACCCACGGCGGGTCGGGCAGCCTGCTGGGCACGATCAGCCACGGACTGCCGATGGTGCTGCTGCCGATGGGCGCCGACCAGCCCCACAACGGCGATCGTGTCACGGAACTCGGGCTCGGCACCGTCCTCGACGTCATCCACGCGACCCCGGCGGACATCCGTGACGCGGTGTCCTCGGTGCTCGGGGAACCGTCCTACCGGGAAGCGGCCGCGCGGTTGCGCGACGAGGTCACCGCGTACCCGCCGCCGGAGAAGATCGTTCCGCTCCTGGAAGGGCTCCTCCGGTGA
- a CDS encoding TetR/AcrR family transcriptional regulator produces MTDADHTGTGDPRRTIELLWGVREKPRRGPKPKLTVEEIVTAAIEIADTEGITALSVRRGAEKLGVSPMTIYTYIPSRAELLDLMMDRVHGELTDPPESHDWRVTMTILAEDAWEMYHRHPWLLQLTTGRLPLGPHTFAKHERELAAVDAIGLTDLEMDAVVAMVNGFVQGIARGSVESASLVRRSGLTDMEWWTASAPVLAEIPEADAGLFPLAARIGQAAGEAHGAASAPLHTFRFGLARILDGVEQLVGGSDASGAELPL; encoded by the coding sequence ATGACGGACGCGGACCACACCGGAACGGGCGATCCACGGCGGACCATCGAACTGCTCTGGGGTGTGCGGGAGAAACCCCGCCGCGGCCCCAAACCCAAGCTCACCGTCGAGGAGATCGTCACCGCCGCGATCGAAATCGCCGACACCGAGGGCATCACCGCGCTGTCGGTGCGCCGGGGCGCGGAGAAGCTCGGCGTCTCCCCCATGACGATCTACACCTACATCCCCAGCCGCGCCGAACTGCTCGACCTGATGATGGACCGGGTCCACGGCGAGCTGACCGATCCGCCGGAGAGCCACGACTGGCGGGTCACGATGACGATCCTCGCCGAGGACGCCTGGGAGATGTACCACCGGCATCCATGGCTGCTGCAGCTCACCACCGGCCGTCTCCCCCTCGGCCCGCACACCTTCGCCAAACACGAGCGCGAACTGGCCGCCGTCGACGCGATCGGGCTCACCGATCTGGAGATGGACGCCGTCGTGGCCATGGTCAACGGCTTCGTCCAGGGCATCGCGCGGGGTTCGGTCGAGTCGGCGAGTCTCGTGCGCCGGTCCGGGCTGACGGACATGGAGTGGTGGACGGCCAGCGCGCCGGTGCTCGCGGAGATCCCTGAAGCCGACGCGGGACTGTTCCCGCTGGCAGCGCGGATCGGACAGGCAGCGGGGGAAGCGCACGGTGCGGCGAGCGCGCCGTTGCACACCTTCCGGTTCGGGCTGGCGCGGATCCTGGACGGGGTCGAGCAACTGGTCGGCGGCTCGGACGCCTCCGGAGCCGAACTGCCCTTGTGA
- a CDS encoding DEAD/DEAH box helicase, translated as MTSHDGFGSVVFEPKNPPRTSGFVFWNAEGDTPGTGEVTVALPELATVPCVRLPMAEALPALLRLRESDDPSARFWSTAATAALKLAEAGRLLPGLTESDVDAWRAGPLEPADAAWLRELSEAMPARARAIPGDGNLLPARYPLLRAFLDAVADTLPRTPAAAQATRVKAFAAPPAHRVPQLRDWAAEVAAGLDSGVRVSVRIEAPGDDFTIGRFSGVVQVHSLADPGVLIDAAALWSGDDRFGPRARIDVMLALRRAAQLWPPLEPLLGAAVPDEVGLGDTDIVELLTTAAPLLATAGIDVHWPADLVRDLSAKAVVGGGDAPPDDLPSFFAGGSLLQFDWQLALGGAPLTASEMDALAEAHRPVVRLRDQWVLVDPALAAKARDRALKPLTPIDALGAALSGTAEVDGERVDVLTDGWLAALRERLLAPPEPQAPPRALAATLRDYQLRGLQWLTAMTSIGLGGCLADDMGLGKTITLISLHLHRADGPTLVVCPASLLGNWEREITRFAPGVPVRRFHGTERSLDELGDGFVLTTYGTLRVDPEPLGGVHWGLLVADEAQHVKNHRSGTAKALRTLTSSARVALTGTPVENNLSELWAILDWTTPGLLGSMADFRRVWAKPVESGKDPDAAERLSRLVRPFLLRRRKSDPGIAPELPAKTETDRPVTLTAEQAALYEATVRELMAEIAGSEGIARRGRIVKLLTGLKQICNHPAQYLKEPADAVLDGRSGKLELLDELLGTILAEDGAVLVFTQYVAMARLLERHLAQRGIGTQLLHGGTPVPKREDLVRRFQAGEVPVFLLSLKAAGTGLNLTRADHVVHYDRWWNPAVEDQATDRAYRIGQTRPVQVHRLIAEGTVEDRIAAMLREKRALADAVLAGGEAALTELTDAELADLVELRSRR; from the coding sequence GTGACGTCTCACGACGGTTTCGGCAGTGTCGTTTTCGAACCGAAGAACCCGCCTCGGACCAGCGGATTCGTCTTCTGGAACGCCGAGGGGGATACGCCGGGGACCGGGGAGGTGACAGTCGCCCTCCCCGAGCTCGCCACGGTGCCCTGCGTACGGCTCCCGATGGCCGAGGCGCTCCCCGCGCTGCTGCGGCTCCGTGAGAGCGATGATCCCTCCGCGCGTTTCTGGAGCACGGCGGCCACCGCGGCGTTGAAGCTCGCCGAGGCGGGCCGGTTGCTTCCAGGGCTCACGGAGTCCGATGTGGACGCCTGGCGCGCGGGCCCCTTGGAACCCGCTGACGCGGCTTGGCTGCGCGAGCTGTCCGAGGCGATGCCGGCACGCGCACGGGCGATCCCCGGTGACGGGAATCTGCTTCCCGCGCGGTATCCGCTGCTGCGCGCGTTTCTCGACGCGGTGGCCGACACCCTGCCCCGCACACCCGCTGCCGCGCAGGCGACCAGAGTCAAGGCCTTCGCCGCTCCGCCCGCGCACCGGGTCCCGCAGCTACGGGACTGGGCCGCCGAGGTCGCGGCCGGGCTGGACTCCGGGGTCCGGGTCTCGGTACGGATCGAGGCGCCCGGCGACGACTTCACCATCGGCCGTTTCAGCGGGGTCGTCCAGGTGCACAGCCTCGCCGACCCCGGTGTCCTGATCGACGCCGCCGCGCTCTGGTCGGGTGACGACCGGTTCGGCCCGAGGGCCCGGATCGACGTGATGCTGGCCCTGCGCCGTGCCGCCCAGCTGTGGCCACCGCTGGAACCTCTGCTCGGCGCCGCGGTCCCCGACGAGGTCGGGCTCGGCGACACCGACATCGTCGAGCTGCTCACCACCGCCGCGCCCCTGCTGGCCACGGCGGGCATCGACGTCCACTGGCCCGCCGATCTCGTCCGCGACCTGAGCGCGAAAGCCGTCGTCGGCGGGGGTGACGCGCCCCCGGACGACCTCCCCTCCTTCTTCGCAGGCGGCTCGCTGCTGCAGTTCGACTGGCAGCTGGCTCTGGGCGGCGCACCGCTCACGGCCTCGGAGATGGACGCGCTGGCCGAGGCGCACCGTCCCGTCGTGCGGCTGCGTGATCAGTGGGTGCTGGTCGATCCGGCGCTGGCGGCAAAGGCACGGGATCGCGCCCTGAAACCGCTGACGCCGATCGACGCGCTCGGCGCCGCCCTGAGCGGGACGGCGGAGGTCGACGGCGAACGCGTCGACGTCCTCACCGACGGCTGGCTCGCCGCGCTACGGGAGCGGCTGCTCGCGCCTCCCGAACCACAGGCCCCGCCACGCGCTCTCGCCGCGACGCTGCGCGACTATCAGCTGCGCGGTCTGCAGTGGCTCACCGCGATGACGTCGATCGGGCTCGGCGGCTGCCTCGCCGACGACATGGGCCTCGGCAAGACGATCACGCTGATCTCGCTCCATCTGCATCGCGCGGACGGCCCGACCCTGGTCGTCTGCCCGGCCTCGCTGCTGGGCAACTGGGAACGCGAGATCACCCGGTTCGCCCCCGGCGTCCCGGTGCGGCGGTTCCACGGCACCGAGCGTTCACTGGACGAACTCGGCGACGGCTTCGTGCTCACGACCTACGGCACGCTGCGCGTCGACCCGGAGCCGCTGGGAGGAGTCCACTGGGGACTGCTGGTCGCGGACGAGGCCCAGCACGTCAAGAACCATCGCTCCGGCACGGCGAAGGCGTTGCGGACGCTGACGTCGTCGGCGCGGGTGGCGTTGACGGGCACCCCGGTGGAGAACAATCTCTCCGAGCTGTGGGCGATCCTGGACTGGACGACACCCGGCTTGCTCGGCAGCATGGCGGACTTCCGCCGGGTGTGGGCGAAACCGGTCGAGTCCGGAAAGGACCCCGACGCGGCGGAGCGGCTGTCCCGGCTGGTCCGCCCGTTCCTGTTGCGCCGCCGCAAATCGGATCCGGGGATCGCGCCGGAGCTGCCTGCCAAGACCGAGACGGACCGCCCGGTGACGCTCACCGCCGAGCAGGCCGCCCTGTACGAGGCGACGGTGCGCGAGCTGATGGCGGAGATCGCCGGCAGCGAGGGCATCGCGCGCCGGGGCCGGATCGTCAAGCTGCTCACCGGGCTCAAGCAGATCTGCAACCATCCGGCGCAGTACCTCAAGGAACCGGCGGACGCGGTGCTGGACGGCCGGTCCGGCAAGCTCGAACTGCTCGACGAACTCCTGGGCACGATCCTCGCCGAGGACGGCGCGGTGCTGGTGTTCACCCAGTACGTCGCCATGGCGCGGCTGCTGGAACGGCATCTCGCGCAGCGCGGGATCGGCACGCAGCTGCTGCACGGCGGCACGCCGGTGCCCAAGCGCGAGGATCTCGTGCGCCGGTTCCAGGCCGGTGAGGTGCCGGTGTTCCTGCTGTCGCTCAAGGCGGCGGGGACCGGGCTGAACCTGACCCGCGCCGATCACGTCGTGCACTACGACCGCTGGTGGAACCCGGCGGTGGAGGATCAGGCCACCGACCGCGCGTACCGGATCGGGCAGACCAGGCCGGTGCAGGTGCACCGGCTCATCGCCGAGGGCACGGTCGAGGACCGGATCGCGGCGATGCTGCGGGAGAAACGCGCGCTCGCCGACGCGGTGCTCGCCGGCGGCGAGGCCGCCTTGACCGAATTGACCGACGCGGAGCTGGCCGATCTGGTCGAGCTGAGGAGCCGCCGATGA
- a CDS encoding SWIM zinc finger family protein yields the protein MSTPDDRVRGFPAFGRQGGHGQFARSWWGRAWISAMEDTALDLRQLKQGRKYAAAGRVGPITVSPGRIAAVVDDEEGQYRTEVRLAELTGDEWDRFLDRVASRAGHLAALLDRDMPHDLVEAADDAGVYLLPVIGDLDPDCDCPGWELPCRHAAALSFQASWLLDADPFVLLLMRGKGERELLDELQHRNAPRFVRTGDDDIPAERAYADEPGPLPDLAAFVPAGGPTVPEAPGIPAETFALLAANASQAATALLASQPKLTRKQDAVRLAATCPETSDRLRPDENGADFDRAVLAWRHGGRAGLDVLETAWTPPPQAMGRARAAFTEVVDDPGEGLDVERNRCTVHGTGVQVRLGKDGLWYPYRDQWPAGPPEADPGVLFAALIG from the coding sequence ATGAGTACGCCTGACGATCGCGTCCGTGGCTTCCCCGCTTTCGGGCGCCAGGGCGGGCACGGCCAGTTCGCCCGCTCCTGGTGGGGCCGGGCGTGGATCAGCGCGATGGAGGACACCGCGCTGGACTTGCGGCAGCTCAAACAGGGCCGCAAGTACGCCGCGGCGGGCCGGGTCGGTCCGATCACGGTCAGCCCTGGGCGGATCGCCGCCGTGGTCGACGACGAGGAGGGCCAGTACCGGACCGAGGTCCGTCTCGCGGAACTGACCGGTGACGAATGGGACCGGTTCCTGGACCGGGTCGCCTCCCGCGCGGGGCATCTCGCCGCGCTACTGGACCGGGACATGCCGCACGACCTCGTCGAGGCCGCCGACGACGCCGGGGTGTATCTGCTGCCCGTGATCGGTGACCTCGATCCGGACTGCGACTGTCCCGGCTGGGAGCTGCCGTGCCGTCACGCCGCGGCGTTGTCGTTCCAGGCCTCGTGGCTGCTCGACGCGGATCCCTTCGTGTTGCTGCTGATGCGCGGCAAGGGGGAACGGGAACTCCTCGACGAGTTGCAGCACCGCAACGCGCCTCGGTTCGTGCGCACCGGGGACGACGACATCCCGGCGGAGCGGGCCTACGCCGACGAGCCGGGCCCTTTGCCGGACCTCGCCGCGTTCGTGCCCGCGGGTGGCCCGACGGTGCCGGAAGCGCCCGGCATCCCGGCGGAGACCTTCGCGCTGCTGGCCGCCAACGCGAGTCAGGCGGCCACCGCGCTGCTGGCGTCGCAACCGAAGCTCACCCGCAAGCAGGACGCCGTCCGCCTCGCCGCCACCTGTCCGGAGACCTCCGACCGGCTGCGACCGGACGAGAACGGCGCGGACTTCGACCGCGCGGTACTCGCCTGGCGGCATGGTGGCCGGGCCGGTCTCGACGTGCTGGAGACCGCGTGGACACCGCCGCCGCAGGCGATGGGCCGGGCGCGGGCCGCTTTCACCGAGGTGGTGGACGATCCCGGCGAGGGCCTGGACGTCGAGCGCAACCGGTGCACCGTCCATGGCACAGGCGTGCAGGTGCGGCTGGGCAAGGACGGGCTCTGGTACCCGTACCGGGATCAGTGGCCAGCCGGCCCGCCCGAAGCCGACCCCGGAGTGCTGTTCGCCGCGCTGATCGGCTGA
- a CDS encoding DUF4865 family protein — protein MHAMQYEITLPADYDMGIIRERVATRGHLLDDFGGLGLKVYGIRERGVDGSTLNQYSPFYLWHDEAGMNAFLFGGPFSGIVDSFGRPVVQHWTVLGFEEGPAFGTPPVTAGKHVVSIPAETDPVAFLGETLDGLREHLRQDGAHSGALAVDPRTWQVVRYSLWAGEAPESDEVRYRILHLSSPHLDELRRGQQWDQPISAANSTPGSASGGPAGH, from the coding sequence ATGCATGCGATGCAGTACGAGATCACCCTCCCCGCCGACTACGACATGGGCATCATCCGCGAACGCGTCGCCACCCGCGGACATCTGCTCGACGATTTCGGCGGTCTGGGGCTGAAGGTGTACGGGATCCGTGAGCGCGGCGTCGACGGCTCGACGCTGAACCAGTACTCGCCCTTCTACCTGTGGCACGACGAGGCCGGGATGAACGCCTTCCTGTTCGGCGGCCCGTTCAGCGGCATCGTCGACTCGTTCGGACGTCCCGTCGTGCAGCACTGGACCGTGCTCGGGTTCGAGGAAGGACCCGCGTTCGGCACTCCCCCTGTCACGGCGGGAAAACACGTCGTCTCGATCCCCGCCGAGACCGACCCGGTCGCCTTCCTGGGCGAGACCCTCGACGGGCTCCGCGAGCATTTGCGGCAGGACGGCGCGCATTCGGGCGCGTTGGCCGTCGACCCGCGGACCTGGCAGGTGGTGCGCTACAGCCTGTGGGCCGGTGAGGCACCGGAATCCGACGAGGTCCGGTACCGGATCCTCCACCTGTCCTCGCCGCACCTGGACGAGCTGCGGCGAGGACAGCAGTGGGATCAGCCGATCAGCGCGGCGAACAGCACTCCGGGGTCGGCTTCGGGCGGGCCGGCTGGCCACTGA
- a CDS encoding AraC family transcriptional regulator codes for MLEFRRGLQPGDTGRGSLVHGQMVGPHTHVRGQLLYPSTGALATTTERGTWVAPANRITWTPPGFEHSHRAYGETDVRRIDLPIRFCRFLPALPSVFAVTPLLREALLALSDGRTRESGSRHRLRGLIIDELVDAPQQELYLPEPADDRLRTVTSLLHADPSSSATLRELGRSAGASERVLSRLFHDELGVSFRQWRSMLRVQHALVLLGDGHAVTTVSSRLGWANPTSFIEAFVAVVGETPGRYQAGLRRCTY; via the coding sequence ATGCTGGAATTCCGCCGAGGCCTGCAGCCGGGTGACACCGGCCGGGGATCACTGGTCCACGGGCAGATGGTCGGGCCGCACACCCATGTCCGAGGTCAGCTGCTCTACCCGTCCACCGGCGCGCTCGCGACCACCACCGAGCGGGGGACCTGGGTCGCGCCGGCGAACCGGATCACCTGGACGCCGCCCGGCTTCGAGCATTCCCATCGGGCGTACGGCGAGACCGACGTCAGGCGGATCGATCTGCCCATCCGGTTCTGCCGCTTCCTGCCCGCGCTGCCGTCGGTCTTCGCGGTGACACCGCTGCTGCGCGAGGCACTCCTGGCGCTCAGCGACGGGCGGACTCGCGAATCAGGATCCCGCCACCGGCTCCGCGGCCTGATCATCGACGAACTCGTCGACGCCCCGCAGCAGGAGCTGTACCTGCCCGAGCCTGCCGACGACAGGCTGCGGACGGTGACCTCGCTGCTGCACGCCGACCCGTCGAGCTCCGCGACGTTGCGCGAACTCGGGCGGAGCGCCGGCGCCAGCGAACGCGTGCTCAGCAGGCTGTTCCACGACGAGCTCGGCGTGAGCTTCCGGCAGTGGCGGAGCATGCTCCGCGTCCAGCACGCCCTCGTCCTCCTTGGGGACGGGCACGCGGTGACCACGGTGTCATCCAGGCTGGGCTGGGCGAATCCCACCAGCTTCATCGAGGCCTTCGTCGCCGTCGTCGGAGAGACTCCCGGCCGCTATCAGGCCGGACTCCGACGCTGTACCTACTAG